The genomic stretch ACCCGCCGGTGGGAGGTCGATCAGGACCACGGGAGCCATCTCCTCGCCGATCCCGCCTCCGGGCTGGTGCTCACCCTCGACCACGACGGCGAGCGCTGGATGGAAGAGATCGTCCTGCGCGACATCGACACCGGTGACGAGCGCGCCCGACTCGACTCGGGGAGCCCGCTGCAGTCGGTGCTCTTCCCGGCTCCGGGATGGGGTCGCCAGGTCTACGTCTGCACGTTCAGCACCCTGACCTCGCTCACCTGGTGATCGGGTTCAGCCGCCGCCGTCGCCCCACAGCTCGCCGATCCCGTCGTCGATGCCGTCGTCGACCGCCGGTGCCGGTCGCCGGGTGCCGCCGGTCAGCAGATCGAGGCCGTCCGTCCGCAACCGGAGCGCCTCGCACCCGGCGCGGGTTGGCCGGTCGCCGCTGTGGCCCAGCACCTTCATCCCCGTGAAGTGGTGGACGCCCACGGGGTCGAGCAGGGTGCGTCCGTGGTACGAGCCGAGGTGCACCGGCCCCGGGACGATGTCGCCGGTGGTCGGGAGCCACCACAGGTGCCAGGCCGCTCTCGGGTCGTCGGTCGAACGCCAGCCCGTGCCCAGGTCGACCTCCTGCTCGACGCCGCGCATCCGCCCGAAGTGACCGGGGCTCACGAGGTCGGTGCGCGGTTCGGGGGCCTGCCACGCGCTGATGGTCCGTCCGTAGAACCCGAGGACCGCGGCGGTGGCCGCCGCCAGTCCACCCAGGAAGACCCAGGTGGCGAGCTCCTGTTCGACGACGTCGGCGGAGGTCACGCCCGAACGCTATCGGCCGGGGGCCGCCCGCACCTCCACCGGGATCCCGTTGACGGCGGCGTTGCCCGACAGCTCGTCGACGAACGTTCCCGGTGCGAGGAGGTTGTTGTTCACGCCGGCGTGCTCACGGGCGACGGACATGCGGGTCCCCGGCCGGTCGTGGCCCCAGCCGTGGGGGAGGCACACCACCCCGGGCATCATCTCGTCGGTGACCTCGACCGGCACCTCCACCGTGCCGACCTCGCTGCTGACGATCGCCCGCCCCTCGTCGACGACCCCCGAGCGCGCCGCGTCGTCCGGGTGGATCAGCAGGGTGCAGCGGTCCTTGCCCTTCACCAGGACGTCGACGTTGTGCATCCAGCTGTTCTTCGACCGCAGGTGGCGCCGGCTCACGAGGACCAGGCCGTCCGGCCGCGTCCCCATCGCCGACCGGAGCCGGGGCAGGTCGCCGAGCACGTACCCGGGGGCGAGCTCGACCATCCCGCTCGGGGTGCCGACCAGCTCCGCGGCGCGCGGCACCATCGGGCCGAGGTCGATCCCGTCGATCTCCGGGCGGATCCGGGCGAGCGTCAGCCCGTCGGGTGCCTCGCCGTAGCGGTCGCCGAAGGGGCCCATCCGCACGGTCAGGTCGATCATCCGCTCCGGCCCGCCGTGGTCGTACTCGGCGAGCGTGGTCTCGGGGTCGCGGTCGAGCATGGTGCACAACGCCGAGAACCAGCCGTCATCCACGGTGGCGAGGTCGAACGTCGCCTCGGTCCGCCCGGCGCAGTACCACCCGAGCCGGCAGAGGATCTCCCACTCGGAGGGCTGGTCGTCGGGGGTGGCGTACAGCGGGTCGCTCCACTTGGTCGCCGAACCCACCGCCCACCCCCAGATGAGCTCGTCGAAGTGAGAGGTCTCGAGCGGCGACGGCCCGGGAAGGATCACGTGGGCGAAGCGGGTCGTCTCGTTGAGGTAGTTGTCGAGCGAGATCATGCAGTCGAGCATCGGGAGGGCGGCCTCGAGGCGGTCCGACTCCGGCACGCTGATGACCGGGTTCCCGGCCACGGTGATCAAGCCGTGGATCTGCCCGTCGCCGGGGGTGGCGATCTCCTCGGCGAGACAGGAGCAGGGGACCTGCCCGAGGACCTCCGGTGCGCCGCGTACCCGGCTCGTCCACCGTCCGAAGGTCGGCTCGCCGGTCACGTTCGTGTCGGTCATCCAGGCGATCGGCACGCTCGCCGGCTTGCCGAACATGAGTCCGCCCTCGACGTCGAAGTGGCCGGTGACGATGTTGACGACGTCGACCAGCCACGATGCGAGGGTGCCGAACTCCTGGTTGCAGAGGCCGATCCGGCCGTAGACCGCAGCGCGCTCGGTGGTGGCGATCCGGCGGGCGAGGCCCCTGATCGTCCCGGCCGGCACGCCGCACCAGTCGGCCACCGCCTCGGGGGTCCACCCCTGCACGGCCGAGAGCAGCTCGTCGAGCCCGGCGACCATGCCCTCGACGGCGCCCAGGTCGACGAGGCCCTCGTCGGCGACGACCTGGACGACGGCCATCAGGAGCGCGGCGTCGGTCCCCGGACGGATCGGGATCCACTGGTCGGCGCGGTCGGCGGTGCCGGTGCGGCGCGGGTCGATCACGACGACCGAACCGCCCCTGTCGCGGATGGCGTCGATCTCGCCCAGCACGTCGGGGCAGGCCAGCAGCGAGCCGCCGGAGGCCTGGGGGTTCCCACCCATGACGACCAGGAGGTCGGTGCGGCGGATGTCGACGGTCGGGATCTTCCACTGGTTGCCGTACATCAGCGCCGACGTGACGTTCTTCGGCCACTGGTCGATCGTCCCTGCGGAGTAGATCATCTCGAACCCGGCCTGGCCGATGAGCATCGCCATGTAGCGCCCGAGCGTGAAGGAGTGGCCGACGGGGTTGCCGACGAAGGCGGTCATGGCCTTGGGTCCGTGGCGGTCGAGCACCGAGGCGATCAGCTCCTCGCAGCGGGCGAACGCCTCGTCCCAGGAGGCCTCGCGCCACTGATCGCCCTCGCGGATCATCGGGGTCCGCAGCCGGTCGGGGTCGTCGTGCAACCGGCCGAGCACCGTGCCCTTGGGGCAGAGGTACCCCTTCGACCAGACGTCGTCGGGGTTGCCCCGGATGACCTTCACGGCGTCGTCGTCGCCGAGGTGGACCTCCAGGCCACACATGCACTCGCAGAGCGGGCAGGTCCGCTTGTGGATCCGCGTGCCGTCGCGGACCTCGTGGATCGGTCCGATCAGCCGTCGCGGTGCTGCGACCGGTTCGCCCATGGCGCTTCCCCCCCGGGTGACGTCGAGTGCCCGAAGGTATCCGAGGCGGCGGCGGCGTCCGGGGCCGACCCCTGCGTCCGGCGGCGACGTCGCGTCGCGGCGGGGAGTGTCACAGGCGGTGGGGAGACTGCACGCATGGAGCTTCCCCTGGTCATCGATTGCGGCGACTGCGAGATGCAGCACACCGACGTCTGTGCCGACTGCCTGGTCACCTACGTCTGCTCGCGGGAGCCCGACGACGCCCTGGTCGTCGACGTCGCCGAGGTGCGAGCGCTGCGCCTGCTCGCCGACAGCGGTCTCGTGCCCGAGCTGCGCCACCGGCGGCGAATCGGCTGAGCCTCGCTCCGGCCCGGCCCGGCCCGGCCCGGCCCGCCGCGGTGTGGTGGTCGGCGACCGGCCACAATGAGGTCATGGACAGCCCCGGCGTCGAGCAGCTCCGCGCCACCGGACGTCGTGCGGGCCTCGTCGCCGTCGGGGTGACCGACGCCGCGCCGCTCCTCGAGGCACGCGCCACGCTCCACGAGCGACGGGCCGCGGGCCTCCACGGCGGCATGCAGTTCACCTACCGCAACCCCGAGCGCTCCACCGACCCGTCCCGGATCCTGGCGGGGGCTCGCTCCGTCGTGGTGGGCGCCCACCCCTATCCCGGAGGCCCGGTCGAGCTCCCGACGGCCTCGCCGTCCGAGCCCGGAGGGCCCTGGGGGCGGGTGGCGCGCTACGCGACCGAGGACCACTACGAGGGGCTCCGCCGTGCGTTGCGCGCCCTGGCCGCCGTCCTCGAGGCGGCGGGCGGGCGCGCCCGGGTCGTCGCCGACGACAACGCGCTCGTCGACCGGGCGGTCGCCCGGCGGGCCGGCGTGGGCTGGTCCGGGCGCAACGCCAACATCCTCGTCCCCGGTCACGGGAGCTGGGTCGTGCTCGGCGCCGTGGTCACCGACCTCCCGCTCGAGACCGACGAGGAGGTGCCCGACGGCTGTGGCGCCTGCCGTCGCTGCGTCGACGGATGTCCCACCGGGGCGATCATCGCTCCCGGGGTCGTCGACGCCCGTCGCTGCCTGGCCTGGCTCGTCCAGGCCGAAGGGGACTTCCCCGTGCAGCACCGGGCGGCGCTGGGCGACCGGATCTACGGCTGCGACGACTGCCAGGAGGTCTGCCCCCCCGGCGCGCGGGGCCCCGAGGGCGCGCGGCCGGTCGCCGCCCGGGGGGCCTGGGTCGGTCTGATCGGGATGCTGGACGCGTCCGACGACGAGCTGATGGCCCGCCACGGTCGCTGGTACGTGCCCCGGCGCGACCCTCGCTACCTGCGTCGCAACGCGCTCGTCGCGCTCGGCAACACCGCCGACCCCGACGACCGTGCGGCCGCGGCGACACTGGCCCGCTACGCAGGGGGCGACGACGAGCTGCTCGCCGAGCACGCCCGGTGGGGTCAGCGACGCGTGGCCGAGCGGGTCGACGCGTGAAGCACCTCCTCGTCACGAACGACTTCCCGCCGAAGGTCGGGGGCATCCAGACCTACCTCTGGGAGCTGTGGCGCCGGCTGCCTCCCGAGGACACCACGGTGCTCACGACCCCGCGCCGCGGGTCGGGGTCCTTCGACGCCGCGCAGCCCTTCCGGATCGAACGGGCCCGGGCCCGGGTCCTCCTCCCCACGAGGTCCCTGGTCAAGCGCATCGACCGACTCGCCGCCGAGGTGGGGGCCGACGTCGTGCTGCTCGACCCCGTTGCCCCCCTCGGGATCGTGGGCCCCCGGCTCGAGCGGCCCTACGGCGTGGTCGTCCACGGGGCCGAGGTCAGCGTCCCCGGGCGGCTCCCGGTCCTGCGTCGGCCCCTGCGGAGGGTCCTGCAGGGCGCGTCGATCGTCGTCGCCGCCGGCAGCTTCCCCGCCGAGGAGGCCCGAAGGGTGGCCCGACGCGACGTCCCGACGGTCCTCGTCCCGCCGGGCGTCGACACCGAGCGGTTCGTGCCGCTGAGCCCGGACGAGCGGGCGGCGGCCAGGGCGCGCTTCGGCCTCGAGGAGGACGCGGTCGTCGTGCTGGGCGTCAGCCGCCTGGTCCCCCGGAAGGGGTTCGACACCCTGGTGGAGGCGGGAGCCGTGCTCTCGACCCGCTATCCCGGGTTGCGCGTCGTCGTGGCCGGCACCGGGCGCGACCGTCGCCGCCTGGCCCGCATCGCCGCCAGCCACCACAGCCCGACGACCTTCCTCGATCGGGTGGCCGACGAGGACCTCCCGGCGCTCTACGGGTGCGCCGACCTCTTCGTCATGTTGTGCCGCAACCGTTGGCGGGGCCTCGAACAGGAGGGGTTCGGCATCGTCTTCCTGGAGGCCGCGTCGGCCGGAGTGGCGTCGGTCGCGGGGCGCAGCGGCGGCTCGCCCGAGGCGGTGCTCGACGCCGTCACCGGGCTGGTCGTGGACCGGCCCTCCGACGTTGCCAGCGCGGCGTTCGCCATCGACCGGCTCCTGGGGGACCCCGAGCGCCGGACGCTGATGGCCATGGCTGCCCGCCATCGCGTCACCCGCCAGTTCACCTACGACCGTGGCGCCGACGAGCTGGCGCGGGCCCTGCGCGACCTGGACCCGACGTCAGGGTCCGGCGCGGTGCAGGCCGACGACGCCGATCCCGCAGCCACACGGGAGCCGCCGTCGTGATCGAGGCGCCCGACGGGTCCGGCGCCGAGCGGGCGCCCACACCCGGCACCCGCCTGCTGGTCGCCTCCTGGGCGGGGACCGGCCTGTTCACCGCGCTCGCGGTCGCCGCGCTCTTCGTCGACG from Acidimicrobiales bacterium encodes the following:
- a CDS encoding molybdopterin-dependent oxidoreductase, giving the protein MGEPVAAPRRLIGPIHEVRDGTRIHKRTCPLCECMCGLEVHLGDDDAVKVIRGNPDDVWSKGYLCPKGTVLGRLHDDPDRLRTPMIREGDQWREASWDEAFARCEELIASVLDRHGPKAMTAFVGNPVGHSFTLGRYMAMLIGQAGFEMIYSAGTIDQWPKNVTSALMYGNQWKIPTVDIRRTDLLVVMGGNPQASGGSLLACPDVLGEIDAIRDRGGSVVVIDPRRTGTADRADQWIPIRPGTDAALLMAVVQVVADEGLVDLGAVEGMVAGLDELLSAVQGWTPEAVADWCGVPAGTIRGLARRIATTERAAVYGRIGLCNQEFGTLASWLVDVVNIVTGHFDVEGGLMFGKPASVPIAWMTDTNVTGEPTFGRWTSRVRGAPEVLGQVPCSCLAEEIATPGDGQIHGLITVAGNPVISVPESDRLEAALPMLDCMISLDNYLNETTRFAHVILPGPSPLETSHFDELIWGWAVGSATKWSDPLYATPDDQPSEWEILCRLGWYCAGRTEATFDLATVDDGWFSALCTMLDRDPETTLAEYDHGGPERMIDLTVRMGPFGDRYGEAPDGLTLARIRPEIDGIDLGPMVPRAAELVGTPSGMVELAPGYVLGDLPRLRSAMGTRPDGLVLVSRRHLRSKNSWMHNVDVLVKGKDRCTLLIHPDDAARSGVVDEGRAIVSSEVGTVEVPVEVTDEMMPGVVCLPHGWGHDRPGTRMSVAREHAGVNNNLLAPGTFVDELSGNAAVNGIPVEVRAAPGR
- the queG gene encoding tRNA epoxyqueuosine(34) reductase QueG, which translates into the protein MDSPGVEQLRATGRRAGLVAVGVTDAAPLLEARATLHERRAAGLHGGMQFTYRNPERSTDPSRILAGARSVVVGAHPYPGGPVELPTASPSEPGGPWGRVARYATEDHYEGLRRALRALAAVLEAAGGRARVVADDNALVDRAVARRAGVGWSGRNANILVPGHGSWVVLGAVVTDLPLETDEEVPDGCGACRRCVDGCPTGAIIAPGVVDARRCLAWLVQAEGDFPVQHRAALGDRIYGCDDCQEVCPPGARGPEGARPVAARGAWVGLIGMLDASDDELMARHGRWYVPRRDPRYLRRNALVALGNTADPDDRAAAATLARYAGGDDELLAEHARWGQRRVAERVDA
- a CDS encoding glycosyltransferase family 4 protein; amino-acid sequence: MKHLLVTNDFPPKVGGIQTYLWELWRRLPPEDTTVLTTPRRGSGSFDAAQPFRIERARARVLLPTRSLVKRIDRLAAEVGADVVLLDPVAPLGIVGPRLERPYGVVVHGAEVSVPGRLPVLRRPLRRVLQGASIVVAAGSFPAEEARRVARRDVPTVLVPPGVDTERFVPLSPDERAAARARFGLEEDAVVVLGVSRLVPRKGFDTLVEAGAVLSTRYPGLRVVVAGTGRDRRRLARIAASHHSPTTFLDRVADEDLPALYGCADLFVMLCRNRWRGLEQEGFGIVFLEAASAGVASVAGRSGGSPEAVLDAVTGLVVDRPSDVASAAFAIDRLLGDPERRTLMAMAARHRVTRQFTYDRGADELARALRDLDPTSGSGAVQADDADPAATREPPS